From Gimesia panareensis, the proteins below share one genomic window:
- a CDS encoding DUF167 domain-containing protein: MTTSLNLESDGTAVLLPVRAQPKSSRNQIEGIHAGRLKVCVTQAPEKGKANKALLKVLQNGLQLKRSQIELYKGETAGLKVFRITGMSPEELQKRIDTVLEASG, encoded by the coding sequence ATGACAACGTCCCTCAATCTGGAATCAGACGGAACAGCAGTCCTGCTGCCGGTGCGGGCCCAACCCAAATCCAGCCGAAACCAGATCGAGGGGATCCACGCAGGACGGCTCAAAGTCTGTGTCACTCAGGCGCCGGAAAAAGGGAAAGCCAACAAAGCCCTGCTCAAAGTCCTCCAGAACGGGTTGCAGCTCAAACGTTCACAGATTGAGCTCTATAAAGGAGAGACAGCGGGTCTGAAAGTCTTCCGGATCACTGGAATGTCACCGGAAGAACTGCAGAAACGGATCGACACGGTCCTTGAAGCGTCGGGTTGA
- the mfd gene encoding transcription-repair coupling factor: MDSEILPGSSFSGAARDNLTRDAKIAANMIEPVDSPIQSMQDLVPVLARSEGFAAVTKALKAGQSGTIDGAWGGSCALTTAAVAASLQSPVLVVLPRLAEIDEFTGDLASFLGTVPDVFPAWETLPDEHDVADAVFGGRLRILNQLLQRESDQADRQQVFVTSFPALLQPVPSREQRNASTRTLRVGDEIETEAFMSWLIERGFERTTAIELPGEFSMHGGILDIYSPDAALPIRIELFGDEIDSIRQFDVETQRTVETCQQVDLTLIAPVADQAQRRTEARAAVESTSESLLDSLPADTCIVLVELPELIEEGKRYLDRLDNPRGLFSVPATMSRCTDFPTVTIAPISAESMEISCHLQIESIERFTRAKSEMIEELDSITGPQDRIVVCCHNQGEQDRLRELLDESELDLSRRVTTCIGNLALGFRIVPEHLVVLSDHELFGRADIRHKPRKRKVESRAIDSFLDLNVGDFVVHLTHGIARFKGLELLEKDGCREEHLSLEFREKVQMYVPVSLVHLVQKYIGGGKHVPQLSKLGTRGWASKKEKAAQAVRDMASDMLRLQAMRSAQPGIAYPPDSHWQKEFEASFPYTETADQLHAISDVRHDMERPQPMDRLICGDVGYGKTEVAIRAAFKAIDAGRQVAMLVPTTVLAEQHTRTFSERMADYPITVEGLSRFKTRAEQRSTLEGMAQGSVDLVIGTHRLIQKDIKFKDLGLLIIDEEQRFGVEAKEMLKHLRLQIDVLTLSATPVPRTLHMSLLGIRDISNLTTAPRDRVPIETRITRFDEELIRHAIVRELNRNGQVYFVHNRVHDLQKFADRIQQIIPEANIGIGHGQMKESELEAAMLDFVSGRVDIFVCTTIVESGLDIPNANTIFIHDAGNHGLSDLHQLRGRVGRSHHRAYCYLLLRDGQILTPIAAKRLKAIEEYSELGAGFKIAMRDLEIRGAGNILGTEQSGHIAAVGYELYCQLLEKACKKLKNEPVREHHHVAIDLPCTAYLPSDYIPPGRIKIEFYRKLSAVRTLEELSALEEEMQDRFGSIPVPAHTLIALKELQILSQRWQIDSIHLEDHFAVLGYRDKNHILALAKSNEKRIPVRIVDHKSAYIPLPAQADEIESIMVELKSVLQQSFDPAYNLAPSS, from the coding sequence TTGGATAGCGAAATCCTGCCCGGATCGTCTTTTTCAGGGGCCGCACGTGACAATCTGACCCGGGATGCTAAAATAGCTGCGAATATGATCGAACCAGTCGACAGTCCGATACAGTCGATGCAGGATCTGGTCCCTGTCCTGGCACGCAGTGAAGGATTTGCTGCTGTCACTAAGGCTCTCAAGGCCGGCCAGAGCGGGACAATTGACGGAGCCTGGGGGGGATCGTGCGCGCTGACCACCGCAGCGGTCGCAGCGTCACTCCAGTCTCCAGTGCTGGTGGTGCTGCCTCGACTGGCTGAAATCGACGAATTTACCGGCGACCTGGCCAGTTTTCTGGGAACCGTACCAGACGTCTTTCCCGCCTGGGAGACGCTGCCGGATGAGCACGATGTCGCCGATGCGGTGTTCGGTGGCCGCTTGCGGATTCTCAATCAACTACTGCAACGGGAGTCTGATCAAGCGGATCGACAACAGGTCTTTGTGACGTCTTTTCCTGCGTTACTGCAGCCCGTTCCCAGCCGGGAGCAGCGGAACGCTTCGACGCGTACCTTGCGCGTGGGGGATGAAATTGAGACGGAAGCGTTCATGAGCTGGCTGATCGAACGCGGTTTCGAACGGACCACAGCGATCGAACTGCCCGGTGAATTCAGCATGCATGGCGGGATTCTGGATATTTACTCTCCCGATGCCGCGCTACCGATTCGCATTGAACTCTTTGGTGATGAGATCGACTCCATTCGGCAGTTTGATGTGGAAACGCAGCGAACTGTTGAAACCTGCCAGCAGGTCGATCTGACACTCATCGCCCCCGTGGCAGATCAGGCTCAGCGACGCACTGAAGCCCGTGCAGCGGTCGAGTCGACTTCCGAAAGCCTGCTCGACAGTCTGCCCGCGGATACCTGTATTGTACTCGTTGAACTGCCGGAACTGATCGAAGAGGGGAAACGCTACCTGGATCGCCTGGATAATCCCCGCGGTCTGTTCAGCGTGCCGGCGACGATGTCCCGCTGCACTGACTTTCCCACCGTGACCATTGCGCCCATTTCTGCAGAATCGATGGAGATTTCCTGTCATCTGCAGATCGAATCGATCGAACGGTTCACTCGTGCCAAATCGGAAATGATTGAAGAACTGGATTCGATCACCGGCCCCCAGGACCGGATCGTGGTCTGCTGTCATAACCAGGGAGAACAAGATCGGCTGCGGGAGCTGCTGGATGAATCGGAGCTGGATCTTTCACGACGGGTGACGACCTGCATCGGGAACCTGGCACTGGGCTTTCGGATTGTCCCCGAGCATCTGGTGGTTCTGAGCGATCATGAGCTGTTTGGTCGGGCGGATATCCGCCACAAGCCCCGCAAACGAAAAGTGGAAAGCCGGGCCATCGACAGTTTTCTGGATCTGAATGTCGGCGACTTTGTCGTGCATCTGACACACGGCATCGCCCGCTTCAAAGGACTGGAACTGCTGGAAAAAGATGGGTGCCGCGAAGAACATCTTTCACTGGAGTTTCGTGAGAAAGTGCAGATGTATGTGCCGGTTTCGCTGGTACATCTCGTGCAGAAATACATCGGCGGCGGAAAACATGTGCCCCAGTTGTCCAAGCTGGGGACGCGGGGCTGGGCCAGTAAAAAAGAAAAAGCGGCCCAGGCTGTACGTGATATGGCCAGTGACATGCTTCGCTTGCAGGCGATGCGTTCCGCACAGCCGGGGATCGCCTATCCGCCGGACAGTCACTGGCAGAAAGAATTTGAAGCGTCTTTCCCTTACACCGAGACGGCGGACCAGCTGCACGCGATCAGCGATGTGCGTCATGATATGGAGCGTCCCCAGCCCATGGATCGGCTGATCTGCGGCGATGTGGGTTATGGGAAAACCGAAGTTGCCATTCGAGCTGCTTTCAAGGCCATCGATGCCGGGAGGCAGGTCGCGATGCTGGTGCCGACTACGGTTCTCGCCGAGCAGCACACGCGTACGTTCAGCGAACGGATGGCCGATTACCCGATCACCGTGGAAGGGCTCTCCCGTTTTAAGACCAGAGCGGAACAGCGTTCGACTCTGGAAGGGATGGCCCAGGGCAGTGTGGACCTGGTGATCGGAACGCATCGGCTGATTCAGAAGGATATCAAATTTAAAGATTTAGGGCTGTTGATCATCGATGAAGAGCAGCGGTTTGGTGTGGAAGCGAAGGAAATGCTCAAACACCTGAGGCTGCAGATTGATGTGCTCACCCTGAGTGCGACACCCGTGCCGCGGACGTTGCATATGTCGCTGCTGGGGATCCGCGATATTTCCAATCTGACCACAGCGCCCCGCGATCGAGTGCCCATCGAAACCCGCATCACCCGTTTTGATGAGGAACTGATCCGGCATGCCATCGTGCGGGAACTGAACCGAAACGGTCAGGTCTATTTTGTGCATAACCGCGTCCATGATCTGCAGAAGTTCGCCGACCGTATTCAGCAGATCATACCGGAAGCGAACATCGGCATCGGCCATGGCCAGATGAAGGAATCTGAGCTGGAAGCAGCCATGCTTGATTTTGTGTCAGGCCGGGTGGATATTTTCGTCTGCACCACGATCGTCGAGAGCGGCCTGGATATCCCTAATGCGAATACGATTTTCATCCATGATGCAGGGAACCATGGTCTGTCTGATCTGCATCAATTGCGGGGGCGCGTGGGGCGTTCGCACCATCGGGCCTATTGTTACCTGCTGCTCCGCGATGGCCAGATTCTGACTCCGATTGCCGCCAAGCGGTTAAAGGCGATCGAGGAGTACAGCGAACTGGGGGCCGGCTTTAAGATTGCGATGCGCGATCTGGAAATTCGAGGAGCAGGAAACATCCTGGGGACCGAACAAAGCGGGCATATCGCAGCCGTCGGCTATGAGCTTTATTGTCAACTGCTGGAAAAAGCGTGCAAAAAACTCAAAAATGAACCGGTTCGCGAGCACCATCACGTGGCCATCGATCTGCCCTGCACTGCGTATCTGCCTTCCGACTACATTCCTCCCGGACGCATTAAAATTGAGTTTTACCGAAAGCTGTCTGCGGTCCGGACTCTGGAAGAGTTATCTGCCCTGGAAGAAGAAATGCAGGATCGATTTGGCAGTATCCCCGTTCCTGCTCATACTTTAATTGCGTTGAAAGAATTACAAATCCTTTCACAGCGGTGGCAGATCGACAGCATTCATCTGGAAGATCATTTTGCTGTGCTGGGGTACCGGGATAAGAATCATATACTGGCGCTGGCCAAAAGTAACGAAAAACGGATTCCGGTGCGAATTGTCGATCATAAGTCGGCCTACATTCCGTTGCCCGCACAGGCAGATGAGATTGAGTCTATCATGGTAGAGCTCAAATCGGTATTGCAACAAAGTTTCGATCCCGCCTATAATCTCGCACCGTCGTCCTGA
- a CDS encoding PQQ-binding-like beta-propeller repeat protein: MSYSMPVRLLLGALLAGGLTVSAHALEPTKLSNSWEQWRGPDRKNHASDTGLLQDWNATPPKLIWTATGLGKGYAGVSIKDNRLFTTGNLPEGQAVIAINVDDGKILWKTNLLDLNPKHGYPGARCTPSIDGDRLYVITSNGAIACLSVADGEVIWTKNFEEEWDGKMMSGWGFSESPLIDGDRVLCTPGGPNAMMVALDKTTGREIWRTPVSDLGKKGKDGAGYSSIVISNGAGVKQYVQLTGRGVIGVRASDGKLLWHYNPVANGVANIPTPIVSGDYVFCSTGYRTGSALLKLSKDGDGVKAEEVYFLDHKTLQNHHGGMVLYKDHIYCGHGHNNGFPLCLDLKTGKVAWGGEIRGEGSGSAAVVYADGNLIFRYQSGEVALIEANPKEYVLKGSFKADQVLGKAWAHPVVCGGKLYLRDQDVLMCYDLRKQN; encoded by the coding sequence ATGAGCTATTCAATGCCCGTTCGTCTGTTGCTGGGAGCCCTGCTTGCTGGCGGACTGACAGTCTCTGCCCATGCCCTGGAACCGACCAAACTCTCCAACTCATGGGAACAGTGGCGCGGCCCCGACCGCAAAAACCATGCATCTGATACCGGTCTGCTGCAGGACTGGAACGCCACGCCCCCCAAACTGATCTGGACCGCGACCGGACTGGGCAAGGGATATGCCGGCGTGTCCATCAAGGACAATCGCCTGTTTACCACCGGAAACCTTCCCGAAGGTCAGGCGGTCATCGCCATCAATGTCGATGACGGAAAAATCCTCTGGAAAACCAACCTGCTCGATCTGAATCCGAAACACGGCTATCCAGGCGCCCGCTGTACTCCCTCCATCGATGGCGACCGGCTGTATGTGATCACCTCGAATGGTGCCATCGCCTGCCTGAGTGTTGCTGACGGGGAAGTCATCTGGACCAAAAACTTCGAAGAAGAATGGGACGGCAAAATGATGTCCGGGTGGGGTTTTTCTGAATCGCCCCTCATCGATGGTGACCGCGTCCTCTGCACGCCGGGCGGACCCAATGCCATGATGGTCGCCCTCGATAAAACCACGGGCCGGGAAATCTGGCGGACTCCGGTTTCCGACCTGGGAAAGAAAGGGAAAGACGGTGCCGGCTATTCTTCCATCGTGATCTCTAACGGTGCCGGCGTCAAACAGTATGTCCAGCTCACCGGACGAGGCGTCATCGGCGTGCGTGCCAGCGATGGCAAGCTGCTCTGGCACTACAATCCGGTCGCGAATGGTGTCGCCAATATTCCGACGCCCATTGTCTCCGGCGATTATGTCTTCTGCTCCACCGGTTATAGAACGGGCAGTGCTCTGCTGAAACTCTCGAAAGACGGCGACGGTGTCAAAGCGGAAGAAGTTTACTTCCTGGATCACAAGACCCTGCAGAATCATCATGGTGGCATGGTCCTCTACAAAGATCACATATACTGCGGTCACGGTCACAACAACGGATTCCCCCTCTGCCTCGACCTGAAAACCGGAAAAGTAGCCTGGGGTGGCGAAATCCGCGGTGAAGGATCCGGTTCTGCAGCAGTCGTTTATGCCGATGGAAATCTGATCTTTCGCTATCAGAGTGGTGAAGTCGCTTTGATCGAAGCCAACCCCAAAGAATACGTTCTCAAAGGGAGCTTCAAAGCAGATCAGGTACTGGGTAAAGCCTGGGCTCATCCGGTCGTCTGTGGCGGCAAGCTCTACCTGCGGGATCAGGATGTGCTGATGTGCTACGACCTGCGAAAACAGAACTGA
- a CDS encoding response regulator yields the protein MKILVVDDVGYTCHFHTRLIEQFGYSACSANSGYEALNMLKTDNDISIVITDLMMRGMDGVDLFMESQNLERFTDEGTQDPPQFILMTALRMQKNSKDKDILRLKLAEELGISKIMFKPLDQEELKQTLHEMAMGVPQISSADKAVDLYTPTQSVKDAVKGIIDSRNPGAAEQFMECLSQEVASLKEFLTALETVES from the coding sequence ATGAAAATTTTAGTTGTTGACGATGTTGGATACACGTGTCACTTCCATACGCGACTGATCGAACAGTTCGGATATTCCGCCTGTTCCGCCAATTCGGGCTACGAAGCATTGAATATGCTGAAGACAGATAACGATATCAGCATCGTGATCACTGACCTGATGATGCGCGGCATGGATGGCGTCGATCTATTTATGGAATCCCAGAATCTGGAACGCTTTACCGACGAAGGTACCCAGGATCCACCTCAGTTTATCCTGATGACAGCACTACGGATGCAGAAGAACTCTAAAGATAAAGACATACTTCGTCTGAAACTGGCTGAGGAACTCGGGATTTCCAAGATTATGTTCAAACCCCTGGATCAGGAAGAGCTCAAACAGACCTTACACGAGATGGCAATGGGAGTCCCGCAGATCTCTTCCGCAGATAAGGCGGTTGACCTGTATACTCCCACACAAAGTGTGAAAGATGCTGTGAAAGGGATCATCGACTCCCGCAACCCGGGTGCTGCTGAACAGTTCATGGAATGCCTGAGCCAGGAAGTCGCTTCGCTGAAAGAATTTCTCACTGCGCTGGAAACTGTTGAATCTTGA
- the aroB gene encoding 3-dehydroquinate synthase, producing MSESLDVNVALGPRSYHISVVSHQFDRFAETLDTWMSQSPAYHNAIKEGHKTAFIITDRNLSKLHTPQIEKSLTARGWKWETAIIEPGEKSKSLPVISELYDRLVAMKADRQTVLIAVGGGVTGDAGGFVAATYVRGLPFVQVPTSLLAHVDSSVGGKVGVNHSQAKNLIGAFYQPVGVFIDTSTLETLPERDYRSGLAEVVKYGVILDAKFFHYLEQNIAGLNERDPEVLRNVIARSCELKAEVVEQDEHERTGLRAILNYGHTFAHAFEALCGYGELMHGEAVSIGMIYASTLAEKLDLISHQDTERQSDLLSALGLPVRLPEGTSLNPNDIIDRMKLDKKTVGGKLRFVLPTCLGHVEVFKEIQEALVREVLDELEQTASGTDDFQI from the coding sequence GTGTCTGAAAGTTTAGATGTCAACGTCGCCCTGGGCCCCCGCAGTTACCACATTTCGGTCGTCAGCCATCAGTTTGACCGGTTCGCTGAGACACTGGATACCTGGATGAGCCAGAGCCCTGCCTACCACAATGCCATCAAGGAAGGACATAAGACGGCGTTTATCATCACGGACCGCAACCTGTCGAAACTCCATACTCCCCAGATTGAAAAAAGCCTGACGGCCCGGGGCTGGAAGTGGGAAACCGCGATTATCGAACCGGGCGAGAAGTCCAAATCTCTGCCCGTCATTTCCGAACTGTACGATCGTCTGGTGGCAATGAAAGCAGACCGGCAGACGGTCCTGATCGCTGTGGGAGGTGGTGTCACCGGTGATGCAGGCGGTTTCGTCGCGGCAACTTATGTCCGGGGGCTCCCCTTCGTACAGGTTCCGACGTCTCTTCTGGCCCATGTCGACAGCTCTGTGGGAGGCAAAGTCGGGGTCAATCATTCGCAGGCGAAAAACCTGATCGGCGCCTTTTACCAGCCTGTGGGGGTTTTCATCGATACATCCACACTTGAAACCCTGCCTGAGCGGGATTACCGGAGTGGACTGGCGGAGGTGGTGAAATATGGTGTGATCCTGGACGCGAAGTTCTTTCACTACCTGGAACAGAATATTGCCGGCCTGAATGAACGCGATCCGGAAGTGCTGCGAAATGTGATTGCCCGCAGTTGCGAACTGAAAGCGGAAGTCGTGGAACAGGACGAACATGAGCGCACGGGACTGAGAGCGATCCTGAATTATGGCCATACGTTTGCGCATGCCTTCGAAGCACTGTGCGGCTATGGAGAACTGATGCATGGGGAAGCGGTCTCTATCGGCATGATCTACGCCAGCACTCTGGCGGAAAAGCTGGACCTGATCTCGCATCAGGATACGGAACGACAGAGCGACCTGCTTTCGGCCCTGGGGCTGCCCGTTCGGCTCCCTGAAGGGACTTCCCTGAATCCCAACGATATTATCGACCGCATGAAACTCGATAAAAAAACGGTCGGCGGGAAACTGCGATTTGTGCTGCCAACCTGCCTGGGACATGTCGAGGTTTTCAAGGAGATCCAGGAAGCACTCGTGCGGGAAGTACTGGATGAGCTGGAGCAGACTGCTTCCGGAACAGATGATTTTCAGATTTAG
- a CDS encoding Hpt domain-containing protein — MTNSISTENAGTWRLIEPEKVLDMAVNDVDFLTELIDLFSALAPEQIQEIQQAIDSHDAELLSGVAHAFKGMVGNYTQAGPYPLLQSLENDGKSAELEGCRVKFNSLEREVAELLTELETLKTQVSQSL; from the coding sequence ATGACGAATTCAATTTCAACCGAAAATGCAGGCACATGGCGGCTGATTGAACCGGAAAAAGTTCTGGACATGGCAGTTAATGATGTTGATTTTCTGACCGAACTGATTGATCTGTTTTCCGCGCTGGCCCCGGAGCAGATACAGGAAATCCAACAGGCGATTGACAGTCACGATGCAGAATTGCTGTCGGGAGTTGCGCACGCCTTCAAAGGCATGGTCGGAAACTATACCCAGGCCGGCCCCTATCCCCTGTTGCAGTCACTGGAAAATGATGGAAAGTCTGCAGAACTAGAGGGATGTCGCGTCAAATTCAATTCACTGGAACGGGAAGTCGCAGAACTGCTGACCGAACTTGAAACCCTGAAAACACAGGTCAGCCAGTCACTTTGA
- a CDS encoding prefoldin domain-containing protein, whose translation MVKKKKSDEESVSLFPFLSILACVIGVLTLMITAMALSQMDQQDESWKRVEEYEENKKQIQEKEQELADVETQVKDLSKLNRELMLALEELKKLKQEKQKIPSDIKPEEKVKLLAEANRLEKRITEIKDDPQKLQEEIDKLKKELNKRENPVAAEVRIQPGGSGVDLNPTFIECTKNGIVVLDGPSKDLHVRRDDLRKSLPFVEMLDKIGAQKKGTVIFLIRQDAVYTYNIASSVARSRYCPNGKLPVEGNGKIDLSKFKNSSG comes from the coding sequence GTGGTAAAGAAAAAGAAAAGTGATGAAGAATCAGTCTCTCTGTTTCCGTTTCTGAGTATTCTGGCCTGTGTGATTGGTGTGCTGACGCTGATGATCACCGCAATGGCGCTGAGCCAGATGGATCAACAGGATGAATCCTGGAAACGCGTTGAGGAATATGAAGAGAACAAGAAGCAGATTCAGGAAAAAGAGCAGGAGCTGGCAGATGTCGAGACTCAGGTCAAAGACTTATCCAAACTGAATCGTGAACTGATGCTGGCACTGGAAGAGTTGAAGAAGCTCAAACAGGAGAAGCAGAAGATCCCGTCCGACATTAAGCCGGAGGAAAAGGTCAAACTGCTGGCAGAAGCCAACCGGCTGGAAAAGCGGATCACCGAAATTAAAGATGATCCGCAGAAGCTCCAGGAAGAAATCGACAAGCTCAAAAAAGAATTGAACAAACGGGAAAACCCGGTCGCCGCGGAAGTGCGGATTCAACCGGGCGGGAGTGGCGTGGATCTGAACCCGACGTTCATAGAATGCACTAAAAATGGAATTGTAGTGCTGGACGGGCCGTCCAAGGACCTGCATGTCCGCCGCGACGATCTCCGGAAAAGCCTGCCGTTTGTAGAGATGCTCGATAAAATCGGTGCTCAGAAGAAGGGGACCGTCATCTTCCTGATTCGTCAGGACGCCGTTTATACCTATAACATCGCCTCCAGCGTGGCCCGGTCCCGTTATTGTCCCAACGGCAAACTGCCCGTTGAAGGCAACGGGAAAATTGATCTGAGCAAGTTCAAGAACAGTTCGGGTTAA
- a CDS encoding PilZ domain-containing protein: MMSLISLEQYSEKQNRAINRVLDTLDRIEQRTNVHYSEKRSHERKNFRGLVWLSIPDGTQEFDQAMTQVWSRSISQSGLSFIYPMRIYETQIRVGVPVGASQITWFRAEIVRQKEIQEEHFWEYGVRFLGKVSV; the protein is encoded by the coding sequence ATGATGAGTCTGATTAGTCTGGAACAATATAGTGAAAAACAGAACCGCGCGATCAATCGCGTTCTGGATACCTTAGACCGTATCGAACAACGGACCAATGTTCATTATTCAGAGAAACGGTCACACGAGCGTAAGAACTTTCGAGGTCTGGTCTGGCTGTCAATTCCTGATGGAACACAGGAGTTTGACCAGGCGATGACTCAGGTCTGGTCACGCTCCATTTCTCAGTCAGGCCTTTCGTTTATTTACCCGATGCGCATTTATGAAACTCAGATTCGCGTCGGAGTTCCCGTGGGTGCGAGTCAGATCACCTGGTTCCGTGCTGAAATTGTGCGCCAGAAAGAAATTCAGGAAGAACATTTCTGGGAATACGGTGTCCGCTTCCTGGGGAAAGTCAGCGTCTGA
- a CDS encoding YggS family pyridoxal phosphate-dependent enzyme, whose protein sequence is MDDLNVIIHDNYSLIQSRIKAACLRAGRSPESVRLVAVTKYAQLEWVQALVDLGCRDLGESRTPQLEERAALLSPEIRWHFIGPLQRNKVRRTIQCCNLIHSVDSLKLLNTIDRIAGESELEPEILIEVNLSGEATKKGFSSSDLSSAWGDLCQVSHVKIVGLMTMAPHVQDPELARPVFQELRALRDELQQRSPERVSLHELSMGMSGDFEIGIEEGATLVRVGSALFEGLESAES, encoded by the coding sequence ATGGACGACCTGAATGTGATCATTCACGATAACTACTCGCTCATTCAAAGTCGCATCAAGGCAGCCTGCCTGCGCGCCGGGCGCAGTCCTGAATCGGTCAGACTGGTGGCTGTCACCAAGTATGCTCAGTTGGAGTGGGTTCAGGCACTGGTGGACCTGGGATGTCGTGATCTGGGTGAAAGCCGGACACCTCAACTGGAAGAGCGCGCCGCCCTGCTCTCCCCGGAGATTCGCTGGCACTTCATCGGTCCCCTGCAGCGCAATAAGGTCAGACGTACGATCCAGTGCTGCAACCTGATCCATTCGGTCGATTCCCTCAAGCTACTCAACACGATCGACCGGATTGCCGGCGAATCCGAGCTTGAACCGGAAATCCTGATTGAAGTCAACCTCTCAGGCGAAGCCACAAAAAAAGGATTCTCCAGCTCGGACCTGAGTTCCGCCTGGGGAGACCTCTGCCAGGTCTCGCACGTGAAAATTGTGGGGCTGATGACGATGGCTCCCCATGTGCAGGACCCGGAACTGGCCCGCCCCGTGTTTCAGGAATTAAGAGCACTCCGTGACGAATTGCAGCAGCGTTCACCCGAACGCGTTTCCCTGCATGAACTCTCGATGGGCATGAGTGGCGATTTTGAAATCGGAATTGAAGAAGGTGCCACCCTCGTACGTGTCGGCAGTGCCCTCTTTGAAGGTCTGGAATCCGCAGAAAGCTGA
- a CDS encoding peptidylprolyl isomerase, with protein sequence MRHAQIYLLILALPGMMGCETTPKVDNPVLGPPPPRLESALKQQKLEESAVASHARDRKNLLEGDFAESDNPFETPVITASTTSDEIASSAVAEPVEDLQDSTVVAMVNGMPLFVSDILGVYDFQLRQAEQRMEPDEYQKLRRALVKRDLKGHVERLLLLHEMKTTLKKEQLDMLNQHLETAFEDQRIPELQKQMGVNSPQELEDKLNEQGRSLIFEKEQFMKQQSAIQFMAVRAKAKDSFSREEVLARYRSHIKDYEVPAKVQWQRIRITYSKHGGKDKAIAVLDEVIHKLQSGADFGEIAKQYSDGTRADKNGSWGWTRSGSLAEPEVEEALFSLPIGEVSQVFETDTSFQIVKVNGRKQAGHIPFADVQGKLEQKMISESRMKSTTKLLDELYAKAIIESEYKIEKGQDVNPANGKSAAN encoded by the coding sequence ATGCGCCACGCGCAAATTTATTTATTGATACTTGCCTTACCTGGCATGATGGGTTGTGAAACTACTCCCAAAGTAGATAACCCAGTGCTGGGACCGCCCCCGCCGCGCCTGGAATCTGCGTTGAAGCAGCAGAAGCTGGAAGAGTCTGCCGTTGCCAGTCATGCTCGGGACCGGAAAAATCTGCTCGAAGGGGATTTTGCAGAATCCGATAATCCGTTCGAGACACCCGTGATTACTGCTTCGACCACTTCGGATGAAATCGCTTCCAGCGCCGTTGCAGAACCCGTGGAAGACCTGCAGGACAGTACGGTCGTGGCCATGGTCAACGGAATGCCGTTATTCGTGTCAGATATTCTGGGAGTGTACGACTTCCAGTTGAGACAGGCGGAGCAGCGGATGGAGCCGGATGAATATCAGAAATTACGCCGGGCACTTGTGAAGCGGGATCTGAAAGGTCATGTCGAACGCCTGCTGCTGTTGCATGAAATGAAAACCACGCTCAAGAAAGAGCAACTGGACATGCTGAACCAGCACCTCGAAACCGCTTTCGAGGATCAGAGAATCCCGGAACTGCAGAAACAGATGGGAGTCAACTCTCCCCAGGAACTGGAAGATAAACTGAATGAACAGGGGCGCAGCCTGATTTTTGAAAAAGAACAGTTCATGAAACAGCAGTCTGCCATCCAGTTTATGGCCGTCAGGGCCAAGGCTAAGGATAGTTTCAGCCGGGAAGAAGTTCTGGCCCGGTATCGATCCCATATTAAAGACTACGAAGTTCCCGCCAAGGTACAGTGGCAGCGGATCCGCATCACTTACTCTAAACACGGTGGTAAAGACAAAGCGATCGCAGTGCTGGATGAAGTGATTCATAAACTGCAGTCCGGCGCTGACTTTGGTGAAATTGCCAAACAATATTCTGACGGGACCCGGGCCGATAAAAATGGATCCTGGGGCTGGACCCGCAGCGGGAGTCTTGCTGAACCGGAAGTGGAAGAAGCACTGTTTTCACTGCCCATCGGTGAAGTCAGTCAGGTATTTGAAACCGACACCTCATTCCAGATCGTGAAAGTCAACGGTCGCAAACAGGCAGGGCACATTCCCTTTGCTGACGTCCAGGGCAAACTGGAACAGAAGATGATTTCAGAGTCCCGGATGAAGTCGACCACGAAGCTTCTGGACGAACTCTATGCCAAAGCGATCATCGAGTCAGAGTATAAAATTGAAAAAGGACAAGATGTAAATCCTGCAAACGGGAAGTCTGCAGCAAACTGA